A genomic region of Sebaldella sp. S0638 contains the following coding sequences:
- a CDS encoding LacI family DNA-binding transcriptional regulator — protein MATIKDIAEKAHVSIATVSRVLNYDNTLKVTDKTRKKIFEIAEKLEYLKEKKPKTKKNSYRVSIIKGYSEQEELDDIYYLSTRLAIEKSLKQNNVKYEILEKEAISDSLKDLDGIILTGLFSQNEIDTVKKMNQNIIFSDIYIEDENIDCVIFDIRKSVRKVLDYLLDLGHKKIGFIGGSDVINGERTIDFRQFHYIEYMKEKGLYNENFVKIGAFTSDCGYRYMNEILDETNHPSAFFLANDSIAIGAYKAVEEHRLSIPDDISIVGFNDISIAQYMSPPLTTVKIYTDFMGETTVNLLMERIRDSRKLSKKVILPTELVIRKSCIEKKAVSK, from the coding sequence ATGGCTACCATAAAAGATATTGCTGAAAAAGCTCATGTCTCTATAGCTACAGTATCCAGAGTGTTGAATTATGACAACACCCTAAAAGTTACTGATAAAACGAGAAAGAAAATATTTGAAATTGCTGAAAAGCTGGAATACCTGAAAGAAAAAAAGCCCAAAACTAAAAAGAACAGCTACAGAGTGAGTATTATCAAAGGCTATTCCGAGCAGGAAGAACTGGATGATATTTATTATCTTTCTACGAGACTTGCTATAGAAAAATCTTTAAAACAAAATAATGTAAAATATGAAATTTTAGAAAAAGAAGCAATATCAGACAGCCTGAAAGATCTTGACGGAATTATACTTACAGGACTTTTTTCCCAGAATGAAATAGATACTGTAAAAAAAATGAATCAGAATATTATTTTCAGTGATATTTACATTGAGGATGAAAATATAGACTGTGTAATATTTGATATCAGAAAATCAGTAAGAAAGGTCTTAGATTATCTTTTAGACTTAGGACATAAAAAAATAGGTTTTATAGGCGGTTCTGATGTTATAAACGGCGAACGCACCATAGATTTCAGACAGTTTCATTATATTGAATATATGAAGGAAAAAGGACTTTATAATGAAAATTTTGTAAAGATAGGGGCCTTCACATCTGACTGCGGTTATAGATATATGAACGAAATTTTAGATGAAACAAACCATCCCAGCGCCTTTTTTCTGGCGAATGATTCTATAGCGATCGGAGCATATAAAGCTGTGGAAGAACACAGACTCTCAATACCTGATGACATCTCCATAGTAGGGTTTAATGATATCTCCATCGCTCAATATATGAGTCCTCCCCTTACTACAGTAAAAATATATACTGACTTTATGGGAGAAACTACAGTAAATCTACTTATGGAACGAATCCGCGACAGCAGAAAACTCAGTAAAAAAGTGATTCTCCCCACAGAACTTGTAATAAGAAAAAGCTGTATAGAAAAAAAAGCTGTCTCAAAGTAA
- a CDS encoding ACT domain-containing protein, with the protein MKLNMKLLPGTYSVIQVKDISKINFEKFGESFFNLCITEDEISVLLNQEYSGFIDEKINEETGFKCLKIEGVLDFGEIGIIAKISNILAKEEISIFVVSTYNTDYVLVKDNKIAHAVHVLKENQINISEISTQVLC; encoded by the coding sequence ATGAAATTAAACATGAAATTACTTCCGGGTACTTACTCAGTGATACAAGTAAAGGATATTTCCAAAATTAACTTTGAAAAATTCGGGGAATCATTTTTTAATCTTTGTATTACTGAAGATGAAATATCAGTTCTTTTGAATCAGGAATACTCTGGTTTTATAGATGAAAAAATAAATGAGGAAACAGGATTTAAGTGCCTGAAGATAGAAGGAGTACTGGACTTCGGCGAAATAGGAATAATTGCTAAGATAAGCAATATTCTGGCTAAAGAAGAAATAAGCATTTTTGTAGTGTCTACTTATAATACAGATTATGTTTTGGTGAAAGATAACAAAATAGCACATGCCGTGCATGTGCTGAAAGAGAATCAAATTAATATATCCGAAATTTCTACTCAGGTATTGTGCTAG
- a CDS encoding 5-formyltetrahydrofolate cyclo-ligase, which translates to MAKTEIRDFNLNIRNRLHPNFVNYKSQTILNNLFCILNNDYYKNILIFMEIKNEVAISNVVKQYKNKNFFIPKTFKDGTMKINTLDTSKLVKNKFGILESSDTDYADPENLDLIIVPGVVFDQNLSRIGYGRGFYDNFLSSINKPVLKVGICYDFQLYDNIPTSKNDIKMDLIVTEKRTVISDHPKYSKTFLECYLPSTIPE; encoded by the coding sequence ATGGCTAAAACCGAAATAAGAGACTTCAATCTAAATATTAGAAATCGTCTGCATCCCAACTTTGTAAATTATAAATCACAAACCATACTTAATAACTTATTCTGCATTTTAAACAATGATTATTACAAAAACATCTTAATATTTATGGAAATAAAAAACGAAGTTGCTATTTCCAATGTTGTAAAGCAATATAAAAATAAGAACTTCTTTATTCCAAAAACATTTAAAGATGGAACAATGAAAATAAATACTTTGGATACTTCCAAACTTGTTAAAAATAAATTTGGTATTCTTGAATCTTCGGATACTGATTATGCTGATCCGGAAAATTTAGATCTTATAATTGTTCCCGGTGTGGTATTTGACCAGAATCTTAGCAGAATAGGCTATGGCAGAGGATTTTATGATAATTTTCTGTCGTCTATAAATAAGCCTGTATTAAAAGTAGGTATTTGTTATGATTTTCAACTGTACGATAATATTCCCACTAGTAAAAATGATATAAAAATGGATCTTATTGTTACCGAAAAAAGAACGGTAATAAGCGATCATCCTAAATATTCAAAAACTTTTTTGGAATGTTATCTTCCTAGCACAATACCTGAGTAG
- a CDS encoding cysteine desulfurase family protein — MIYLDNAASTKIREEVLETVKDILLNEYANPDAAHEFGLQAAKRIKSSRQVIGDALNVSVKDVYFTSGGSEGNNIIIQGIINGNPRQGKHLITTKIEHPSVYEIFKEYERNGFEVTYLNVDSDGMVKLEELEDSVRDDTVLVSVIAVNSETGVIQDLEKIGNIVKQKNKNTYFHSDFVQGLGHIKINPVKCRLDAMTVSSHKIYGPKGTGVIYLSGNVKIKPLIFGSNQEQGVVQKTLNSSGIAGFGKAVQIAYDNFSEENECIREVRDYLQDRIQKEISDIRVNTLGKGSVPHILNVSFRGIQGEVLVHFLGMSKIYVSTGSACSSRKGNSRILESMGLTQEEVAGGIRFSFSIFNTKEEMDETVKALKEAVENIRMMK; from the coding sequence ATGATATATTTAGATAATGCAGCGAGTACGAAAATAAGGGAAGAAGTATTGGAAACCGTAAAGGATATTTTATTAAATGAATATGCGAATCCTGATGCTGCACATGAATTCGGGCTGCAGGCAGCCAAAAGGATAAAAAGTTCGAGACAGGTAATAGGAGATGCTCTGAATGTCAGCGTAAAGGATGTTTATTTTACTTCCGGAGGCTCAGAAGGAAATAACATTATAATTCAGGGTATAATAAACGGCAATCCGAGACAGGGGAAACATTTGATTACCACCAAAATAGAGCATCCGTCTGTATATGAGATATTTAAGGAATATGAGAGAAACGGCTTTGAAGTGACTTATCTTAATGTGGATTCAGATGGAATGGTGAAGCTGGAAGAACTGGAGGACAGTGTACGTGATGACACTGTTTTGGTTTCTGTAATAGCTGTAAACAGTGAGACAGGTGTAATACAGGATTTGGAAAAAATAGGAAATATAGTAAAGCAGAAAAATAAAAATACATATTTTCATTCGGATTTTGTGCAGGGATTAGGACATATAAAAATAAATCCGGTAAAATGCCGGCTGGATGCAATGACTGTAAGCAGTCATAAAATATATGGTCCCAAAGGCACAGGAGTAATTTATCTTTCAGGTAATGTTAAAATAAAACCTCTTATTTTCGGGTCAAATCAGGAACAGGGAGTAGTACAGAAAACACTGAATTCATCAGGAATTGCAGGGTTTGGCAAAGCTGTGCAGATCGCTTATGATAACTTTTCAGAAGAAAATGAATGTATAAGAGAGGTAAGAGACTACCTTCAGGACAGAATTCAGAAGGAAATAAGCGATATAAGGGTAAATACCCTTGGGAAAGGTTCTGTTCCTCACATACTGAATGTTTCATTCAGGGGAATACAGGGAGAAGTTCTTGTACATTTTCTTGGAATGAGCAAAATATATGTTTCCACAGGTTCGGCATGTTCATCAAGAAAGGGGAACAGCAGAATACTGGAAAGTATGGGGCTGACACAGGAAGAAGTTGCCGGAGGTATAAGATTTAGTTTTTCTATATTTAATACCAAGGAAGAGATGGATGAAACTGTAAAGGCTTTGAAAGAAGCTGTAGAAAATATAAGAATGATGAAATAA
- a CDS encoding GNAT family N-acetyltransferase → MNELIEIREAQEMDTGTILEFIKELAVYEKLLHEVTADESLLKKTLFETEYAKVLIAEYDGKPAGMALYFHSYSTFLGKPGIYLEDLYVKEKYRGMGLGKQLLKKLAEICNENDFGRLEWSVLDWNKPSIDFYESLGADSQDEWIKYRVDGDTLKKLSK, encoded by the coding sequence ATGAATGAACTCATAGAAATAAGAGAAGCACAGGAAATGGACACAGGTACCATTCTGGAGTTTATAAAGGAGCTTGCAGTATATGAAAAATTACTTCATGAAGTTACTGCTGATGAATCTTTATTAAAAAAGACTTTGTTTGAGACTGAATATGCTAAGGTATTAATAGCTGAATATGACGGTAAACCTGCCGGTATGGCTTTATATTTTCACAGTTATTCTACTTTTCTGGGAAAACCGGGAATATATCTCGAAGATCTTTACGTAAAAGAAAAATATCGTGGTATGGGTCTTGGTAAACAGCTGCTGAAAAAACTGGCAGAGATATGCAATGAAAATGACTTTGGAAGACTGGAGTGGTCTGTTTTGGATTGGAATAAGCCCTCAATAGATTTTTATGAAAGTCTGGGAGCTGACAGTCAGGATGAATGGATAAAGTACAGGGTAGACGGCGACACATTAAAAAAACTTTCTAAATAG
- the ebgA gene encoding beta-galactosidase subunit alpha, producing the protein MKIWENININNINRLKQRAEFKLYEDISSALDNRKMQNSKSLNGVWKFLFLDAPEYSPEGFFDKSFDTSEWDNITVPGNWQMQGYGKMHYSDLWYNFPINPPYVPSLNPTGIYKRTFSIPNSWKNKRIILKFHGVDSAFHVYLNGEELGYSKGARYEAEFDITDYIQNSENELTVRVYQWSDGTYLEDQDMWWLSGIFRDVEIYSEPSDSIDDICITTDFDEDYTDSLLNVSVDFRGNVQGCSVKYLLVDCKNNEILDIEKNIEGNYNSISEKIVNPEKWSAEAPNLYTLVISLKKGEQILAVTRQNVGFRKIEIKGNTFTVNNVAIKLKGVNRHDYNPVNGRVVSKEEMVKDVILMKQNNINAVRTAHYPNSSYFYDLCDEYGLYVIDEADLECHGFELTEKYDWISNDPAWESSYINRLERMIARDKNYPSIIMWSLGNESAFGDNFRAMAEYAKKTDPTRLVHYEGDFEAEVTDVFSTMYTWLEKNTQTPSVKKVFMKDIALTSKKPHILCEYAHAMGNGPGNFKEYQDLFYEYDHLQGGFVWEWFDHGIQAADENGNPYYKYGGDFGDNPNNSNFCIDGLLMPDRTPSPSLSEYKKVIEPVKTDAVDLNNGILRLTSRYDFINLNILTMFYSIHKDNEVIKSGRLELDINARDVKDVCIEALKDMKYKNTHDYFLNISYRVNKRTNWTDEGHELATAQFQLSEKTKFYDKKINTLLSVAETQSELSIYGLDFKCAFDKITGRLIFAEKDGLKILENGPELNFWRAPIDNDMYLLDDYYKKYFMNLMTENTESFQYKVMDNYIEISVKTVNGTPNAAWYYKSTYTYKVFSDGTILFDIEGIPSGIVSLAPEMIPRIGVKLRLNKACDNVRWYGKGPGESYPDSKESQLFGFYENNVDGLFTNYVKPQENGSRSRCSWTRLINDRGMGIMVVSEEKFDFSARLFEDIDLETAKHTPDLKKRDYITLNIDYKQNGLGSNSCGQSQLEEYKCRFEKFRLSVKLSLYNNKEINDLDLAGEKIIF; encoded by the coding sequence ATGAAAATATGGGAAAACATAAATATTAATAATATAAACAGACTAAAGCAAAGAGCTGAATTCAAGCTTTATGAAGATATCAGCTCCGCCCTTGATAACAGAAAAATGCAAAATTCCAAAAGCCTGAACGGAGTATGGAAATTTCTCTTTTTGGATGCACCGGAATATTCTCCCGAAGGTTTTTTTGATAAAAGCTTTGACACATCGGAATGGGATAATATCACAGTACCGGGAAACTGGCAGATGCAGGGATACGGAAAAATGCACTATTCGGATTTATGGTACAATTTTCCTATTAATCCTCCTTATGTACCTTCGTTGAATCCTACAGGTATATATAAAAGGACATTCTCTATTCCCAATTCATGGAAAAACAAAAGAATTATACTAAAATTCCATGGTGTGGATTCTGCATTTCATGTTTACCTGAACGGCGAAGAGCTGGGTTACAGCAAAGGTGCCAGATATGAAGCAGAATTTGACATTACCGATTACATTCAGAACAGTGAAAATGAACTTACTGTCAGGGTCTATCAGTGGTCAGACGGTACTTATCTTGAAGATCAGGATATGTGGTGGCTGAGCGGAATTTTCAGAGATGTGGAAATATATTCCGAGCCTTCTGACAGTATTGATGATATCTGTATTACCACAGATTTTGATGAAGATTATACTGATTCCTTACTGAATGTTTCTGTAGATTTCAGAGGGAATGTTCAGGGCTGTAGTGTAAAATATCTCTTAGTTGACTGTAAAAATAATGAAATACTTGATATTGAGAAGAATATTGAGGGCAATTATAATAGTATAAGTGAAAAAATAGTGAACCCTGAAAAATGGTCTGCGGAAGCTCCGAATCTTTACACCCTTGTTATTTCATTAAAAAAAGGGGAGCAAATTCTCGCAGTTACCAGACAAAATGTAGGATTTAGAAAAATCGAGATAAAAGGCAATACTTTTACTGTTAATAATGTAGCTATAAAGCTCAAGGGCGTTAACAGACATGACTATAATCCCGTTAACGGACGTGTGGTTTCAAAGGAAGAAATGGTAAAAGATGTTATATTAATGAAACAGAATAATATAAATGCAGTCAGAACAGCTCACTACCCTAATTCTTCATATTTTTACGATTTATGTGACGAATATGGTCTTTATGTAATAGATGAGGCTGATCTTGAATGTCACGGTTTTGAACTTACGGAAAAATACGACTGGATCAGTAATGACCCTGCATGGGAAAGCTCTTATATTAACAGGCTCGAAAGAATGATAGCAAGAGATAAAAATTATCCTTCAATCATTATGTGGTCTTTGGGAAATGAGTCAGCTTTCGGGGATAACTTCAGAGCTATGGCTGAATATGCCAAAAAAACTGATCCTACAAGGCTTGTCCATTATGAAGGTGACTTTGAAGCAGAGGTTACCGATGTTTTTTCCACTATGTACACATGGCTTGAAAAGAACACTCAAACACCTTCAGTAAAAAAAGTTTTTATGAAAGATATAGCGCTGACATCTAAAAAACCTCATATTCTATGTGAATATGCCCATGCTATGGGTAACGGACCGGGAAATTTCAAGGAATATCAGGATCTTTTTTATGAATATGATCACTTACAGGGCGGTTTTGTGTGGGAATGGTTTGATCACGGTATTCAGGCAGCTGATGAAAACGGAAATCCTTATTATAAATATGGAGGAGACTTCGGGGATAATCCTAATAACAGTAATTTCTGTATCGACGGATTGTTAATGCCTGATAGAACACCTTCTCCAAGCCTTTCTGAATACAAAAAAGTGATTGAGCCTGTAAAGACTGATGCTGTAGATTTAAACAACGGAATTTTAAGGCTTACAAGCCGTTATGACTTTATCAATCTGAATATTCTTACTATGTTTTACAGCATACATAAAGATAACGAAGTAATAAAAAGCGGCAGGCTGGAACTTGATATAAATGCCAGAGATGTAAAAGATGTTTGCATAGAGGCTCTGAAAGATATGAAATATAAAAATACACATGACTATTTTCTGAACATTTCATACAGAGTAAACAAACGTACTAACTGGACTGATGAAGGTCATGAACTAGCAACTGCACAATTTCAGCTCAGCGAAAAAACAAAATTCTATGATAAAAAAATCAATACTTTGCTTTCAGTAGCGGAAACACAATCCGAATTAAGTATTTACGGTCTTGATTTCAAATGTGCCTTTGATAAAATCACAGGAAGACTGATTTTCGCTGAAAAAGACGGACTCAAAATTCTGGAAAACGGGCCGGAATTGAATTTCTGGCGTGCTCCTATTGATAACGACATGTATCTTCTGGACGACTATTATAAAAAATATTTTATGAACCTTATGACAGAAAATACAGAAAGTTTTCAGTATAAAGTTATGGATAACTATATCGAAATATCTGTAAAAACAGTGAATGGTACGCCTAATGCTGCATGGTACTATAAAAGTACATATACTTATAAAGTTTTCTCTGACGGCACAATATTATTCGATATCGAGGGGATTCCTTCCGGCATTGTCAGTCTGGCTCCTGAGATGATTCCTCGTATAGGGGTCAAGCTCAGATTAAATAAAGCTTGTGACAATGTGCGATGGTATGGAAAAGGACCTGGAGAATCTTATCCTGATTCCAAAGAATCACAACTATTCGGGTTTTATGAAAATAATGTAGACGGACTTTTTACAAACTATGTAAAACCACAGGAAAACGGCAGCAGAAGCAGATGCAGCTGGACAAGACTCATTAATGACAGAGGAATGGGCATTATGGTAGTTTCCGAGGAAAAATTCGACTTTAGTGCGAGACTTTTTGAGGATATTGATCTTGAAACTGCAAAACATACACCTGATCTTAAAAAAAGAGACTATATTACACTAAACATTGATTATAAACAAAATGGTCTCGGATCTAATTCATGCGGGCAGTCACAACTGGAGGAATACAAATGCAGATTTGAAAAATTCAGATTGTCTGTAAAATTATCATTATATAATAATAAAGAAATAAATGATCTGGATTTAGCAGGAGAAAAAATTATTTTTTAG